In Rosa rugosa chromosome 4, drRosRugo1.1, whole genome shotgun sequence, the genomic stretch CGATGTATGAAATTACTTCTATTTACGGGATAACCAGCAGTATCATAGCAGTTCTTTTTGTACAAGATGGTTGAAGAGAACTTTGGTGGTGAAAATGCTTTgtaaatttcatttttcttttggaaGGATGTACTGTAAATTTAGATAGTGGGCGTTTTACATGTACTCGAGCAATTATATGCAggttgtttttccttttcttggcCATTTCCTTACGCATAAGATGATATTTTTGGTaacatttttgtttatttttcgtACAGAAAATGAGATTCGAGATAATACATGAAAGAAATGCAGAACAGACTAGAAATGTAATCTTGAAAGAAATGCAGAACAGACTAGATAACAATAGAGTTACATATGAAATGATGGAACAATAAAAGTGATGAATGTCACCatcttcattaaaagaacatATCAGCTCAAAGTTTGTACAATTACATTACTTCCTATTCAAAATCAGATCTATTTGTGCCTCATTACTGGCAAATAAATTGTTAAGACTCCTACAATAGTCAAACATGGACATCTACTGCAACTCTGGTCTCCTTGCCTCAATAGGCTCCCAGTATTGGCTGCATGGTTGATAACTCTGTCATCTTTGGAACCACATTGTTCCTTGTATGAGTGCAATATGAGAACCCAGGAGGAGCGTCAACATTCTGCCCTCTCTTGAAGAAGGGATGCTGGAGAGCTTCCTTAGCAGTTGGCCTTTTCGAAGGGTCCCAAGAACAAAGAGACTCTATGAGATCGATAGACGATTCACTGGCATATGGCATCAATGCTCGAAGACCCACACCATTCTCCGGCCCAAGTTTAGGCATCGTCCGTGAATCCGTAGTTGGAGCCCCTATGACTTCGCATATCTTGTACAGCTGATCCGGCGAATCGTCACCCTCGAAGAGAGGCCGCATGAGAAACAGCTCTGCTATGATTGTCCCCATCGCCCACATGTCTACTTTCTCATCGTACTCAAAAGGTCGAAGCCTCTCGTTTTTCACAAACGCTCGAAACAGCATCTCCGGGGCTCTGTACCACCTTGTGGTGACGTAATGATGATGGACTTGGCCGCCGCAGTCGATCTCCGTAGCAGTACCCAGATCCGAAATCTTGATGACGCCATTGTTCACCAAAAGATTCTCCGGCTTCAGATCCCGGTGCATGAACCGTTGGTGATGCATGAATTCAAGGCCTTGCAACACCTGACGGCTCAATGATCGGATTTCGGCCTCCGAGAAAGGGGAATTCCTGCTCAGCCTCTCATTAATAAGATCACCAAGGCTCCCCTCCATGTActcaaaaacaaagaagacGTCGTCGTCTTCGTATTCAACACCCTTGAGGCTCACTATATTGGGGTGCTCCAAATTTTGGAGAGCACGGATTTCCGGTGCACATGCCGACGGATCGCCGTCTGCCTTCAGCAGTTTGATCGCCACAAGCTGACGGGAGTCGTTGTCGATGGCCTGATACACCCACCCAAAACTCCCCTCACCAACCAGCCTTACTATCTCGTATCTATCCATGGAACAAAACCCAGACGCAAATCAAAGAATTGAAAACCTCTCAAGTAGTCTTGGACTACGAAATCAGTGTTGATTTCGCACCACTAGCTACTCATCCTCAGAAGAATTAGAAACCCAAAGAATTGGAAACCCTAGCGCACACTTAACAGTACTCTCCACCGAAATTGGGAAGAAGAGCAGTGGATTCATTCGTGGAGTCCTCGGATCCTATTTATAATTTCCCATCACTCCCTTTTCCTACTCACCTGCGGACTTGAGTTTCGGCAAGGGCATTTCAGTCATTTGCTTTACTTGCGTGAGCCCAAAGCTTGAAATCAACGCGTCCTGATCTGATCTCACGAGGAACTGCCCAACAAAGCGACACCGTTTCTCTCGAACTCAACAGGTTGTCCTACTCCCTTTTCCTACTCGCCTGCGGACTTGTTTCGGCAAGGGCATTTCAGTCATTTGCTTTACTTGCGTGAGCCCAAAGCTTGAAATCAACGCGTCCTGATCTCACGAGGAACTGAGAGGTTCCAACAAAGCGACACCGTTTCTCGAACTCAACAGGTTGTCTTCAACTCTTCAtgtcttagagcaagttcacccgtagtcaagaaaaggtaaagtcgagaagtcaagaattcgaccagtcaagatactgttcactgccactggacatggatTTCCACCCATTGTTTTTCTTGACTGGTCAAAACTATTCATCAATTTTAACTATTCATTTTCCACTGGAATTTAGTGTTTTAATTGCTCATTTTTACTGTTCACTTATTTTTCACtgttcattattattattattttttttttaaaaaaattttaaaattagaatatatttgatgtaaatagatgaTAATAATGGAGATTTATGCAATTTACTATTTTGAATATAGGGTGTGTGCTTTAATAAAAGGAATTTTCAAACacaacttttatttcataaaatttaggcttacataaatgaaaaactaggaataagtacaatacaattaacaacatgcataatcacctaattattcaaatcataATCCTCATCCTCTCTAGGAATTCAATTTGCGTTTGAAGGGTCATCATTAGGGTTAGGATTGGTGGAATCACCCGTAGAGAAAGGTGAAAATTGTGGTTGTGTAGGATATCCcccggggtaaggtggttgcggatagtatccaccggggtaagggggttgtgggaatccactggtgaagggaggtggtgggaatccaccggttaagggaggttgtgggaatccaTCGGGGCAaggtggttgtgggtatgcaccggggtaaggaggttgtgggaatgcaccaccaaaatttggttgtggATAGTATCCACCCATAGAAGGTGGCGTCGGCTCGTCAAGATCTTCTTTCTCCGCTATCTTCTGTTGTTTTCTTGACCAATAACGCTTTTTATTTGATGTCATTTTACTTGTATCAatctccataatacgctcttccctctctttattTCGCTCTTCCTTCTCTTTAATTCGATCTTGCCTTTCTTGAAATAGGAGTTGCTCTTTTCGCATTTCGATTTGCAAGAGGATACATGCTCGTTGACTTTCCTCTTGGAGACTTCGAGCGAATTGGTCATCGAGTTTTTTCTTGCCCGCGGTTGCCTCTATTTGGTTGTTCGCTATACTCTCGAGAGTGCTTGATAAAGGACTTTGATCTTTCGCTGCCTTCTTTCCTTTCCGAATTGCTTCTTTCGCAACCttccttccttgaggcctcacgTTAGGATCTGCAGTTTCAACTGTAATTACCTCATTTacatccatgtccaagttgatggGAGAATTTCCAGGAATTGGTTGTGTGCGCATATGTTGACTTCCTTCATTTGATGTTCCTCCGGATGTATGACTAGGGATGTCTTTAAATTGTTCAAAGCCCTCCACAACAGCGTAACTATCAAAACTCTGAAAATTGTGTCTTTTGGACTTCCCACTTTTTCTCTTCATCCCGGCATGCCACAATTTTTGTGCTTCATCTTGctacgtaattaaaaaaaaacaataaaaaatgcaattagtacaaatataaatgcTATTATGAAGGGTCATCTAttataaaggtcataattttaataagaaagtATCTCACCGTTTTGCGTTAAAAatcaataagtacaaatataaacatcgttgtaattacatAATTATTTTAATTGTAACGAAAagcaattactacaattaaaacgatattataattactacattatttatcatgtaatattttactataatgtatcaacaaattaaatgatttatcaacaaatacatACCTCATCAACCGCATTCGAACCGCTCTTGTACTAATTTTTTgcttgccttaatgcacaatgccactcaaagagttcaaccttcaaaattttccaccttcCCTGCAAAGATTGGGCTGATCGGCTTTGCGGCCAATTTGCGTCAAAATGTCGCTTCACGCGCCTCCAtaagtcgttttttttttttttttttttttttttctgatttgtgcccACAACCGGACATTGGCTTACAgctttccaagacttgcacaattgaacatcttcctcatccgtcCATCTCCTTTTGTCTTGGGAATGATCATCTTCATTTTGATCTCCCTCTTGTCCGGCCACTGGACGTGTGTTTCTTGGTTGTTCGGCCATATTGGATATAAACAAATTTGGAAAATCAAAGttatatgaagaggaggaaggtgtaactatgaaatataattttttgggtgtgagatgttacaaaaaattgtaggtatttatagagaaatttttacattttttacattttttttcttcccgtTTATTTCCGTTGaattaccctttttttttcttcccgtTTCTTTCCGTTGAATCACCCTTTTTTTTCACTCACCCTTCATTACCGTTGGATCACTGTTCCAATTGAAACCAACGGCCCAGATTAAAGGACCGTTGGAATCAAAATGCCGGCTGCCCCACGTCTCAGAGGCACGTGTTGCCTTCTCGTTGGCCACTGTctgtcgctacgcgacaaaatAGTGGCAAATACGCATCTTCTTCTGGACAATTGGTCCGTGCCTTCCACGTTCTTCTCCAGTGCGTCTCACTTTTGGCGTCAGtggctgacgtcagccacgtGTGGGGCTTGGGCTGACCTGGCAGCATGCTTGACTGGGTTAGGAAAATAGTCAGGCCCTTGCCCTTTTTTTTGCCCTTGGTCATGCAAAGCCAATTCTTGCCCGATGAAGCTTGGGCCGGTGGAAGCTGAAAATTGCTTCAGCTGGGCAGCACATCATCAATTCTGACTCCATGCCCGGTCAAGTTCAAACCGCTGGATTTGCTCTTAATGGCTTAGTTTACTTGGGCCCCACGAAGATTATCCGAATCTACGCGTCAACACCAGATAGGCGGTTAAGCCCGCGCCAGTTGCCAAAACGCGCTTCACTCGCGTCTATAATACGTGAAAATCCGACCCCTTTTTATAACTTTTTTAAGGTTGTCATCAATAAGAAGTTACCTCATCCACAAACGTATTCGCAATTTCTCCATTTATGTTAAATTGTTCGACAACTGTTGCCAGAGAGTTTGTGAAACGTGTGCTATGAAAATTTGGGTTTAAGAAATGTGCTACAAACAAGAAACCAAAAAGTTATATAGTATAGATCTTCATCTAACTAAGTAATTATCAAGATACAAACGTATTTCGAGATAGAGAAATAATACCTGCTGCATGCAATGGTTGACTTAATGTGTTATCCCATCGATTATTGAGGGTATTTCTCCAattctcctcacctagattcgccttgaggggattttctactcacctagattcaccttgaagggatttctcctcactaaGATTTACCTttaggagatctctcttcacacagattttcatttagaAAATTACTgagctttttttttatttttacctcaaattttacagatatttcttcactttatcggggatatttcacaaatatctaatatatcggagatatttgacgatgtcggagaaatttcgtAGAAacggtaaaagataagatatttacccccatagatatatcggtccgtcgaaaaaaggagatatcgggagagatatcggaaatatcgtaGATATTTAAAACGTCTTGGGTATAAGTAGCTAGTAAacaaatttactatatactaattcaGTAATTCTCAATGCACTGTTCATAATCGGCTTATGAACAGTACCGGTTCGAGCTGAGCAGTCACTGTGAAATTACGATTTTGCCCTGATTTTCTGTCCTAGGTTTGCGACCGCCGATCTTCTTTCTTCTGTATCGCTCCCTTCCATTTCTCTCTCAAATCGCTGTTAAATTTCATCTTTCTCCGGCTCAGGCCAAATTCTTTCCCCAGTATAAGCAAAATTCCCAACTCTTTCTGTCTTCAGGAAGCCTTTGTCAAGACTCAAGATCGACATTTACTGTTACGCAGTATCAGACTCAGCAGCAGTAATTGGTCGGtgtcgccgccgccgccatcaAGGGTTTCCTCTTCCCTTTTTACCCAATCTTCTCAGAGATTGAAGAAAATAACCTTAGGATTGTTGAATTTTGTACCCGATTGAGATCAAATTTCAgtctctttttttattcttctaacTGCAGGCACGATATCGGCATATTGATTTTGCTCCAGTCTATGGCAATGAGAATGAGGTAATTTTGGTTGCAAAACCCGAACACATGATTGCTTGCCTAATTTCTACACCCAAAATGGGTCAAAGAGAATGAATATACATTGCATGTGGggtctttttattttgtttattggtttttaTGTGTTGCTTTTGAAGGTATCAATTTAATTGTGAAACAAAGCTTTGGAGGAGAACATAATTGTGTATCTGGAAACTGGTTGTGGAAAGACCTAAATAGCCGTGTTGCTTATGTATGAACCAGTTGATACTCAAACCTCAGAAGAACATATGTGTGCTAAATCCTGTAAGTCAAGTCCCCAGTTACTTACATTtgtaaacaaaagaaaaatattagatTTTTATATGTTTCAATGCTTGCAGGAAGATCTTTGTGGTATATATGGATCAAATTGCTCCCAATGGATTATTACAATGGAGGTAATAATAATACTGAATTCTTTCTTTCATATTTGAGCATATTAATGAATAACTGAAACTGAATAATTGGGGCTGAATCTTACTAGAAAAAATGTGGCGTTTTACTCTTATGCTTATGTTTTGATTTTTGCAGTATTAGAAAGAATGTGGCTATCATGAAGCCTCATGAAGCAGCCAAATTAGTTGCAGAATGAGATTTTTCATGTAAAAGGACACTCCCCTGAACTGAAAGAGTAAGCCAATCACCCAATCTTATCTTAGACTGAAGCATTTTCTTTTTGGTAATCACCTTTATAAACTAAAATGTCCACAAATCTACTTCAAATTTCATGTTATTCTTAGACCTGCAAGACATCGTGAGTCTCCAAGCTGATAAACACTCTTTATCTTTCTTCATGATTGTCTTTCAAACTTCGAGTATCGCA encodes the following:
- the LOC133744816 gene encoding cyclin-dependent kinase F-3-like, whose product is MAEQPRNTRPVAGQEGDQNEDDHSQDKRRWTDEEDVQLCKSWKAQDEAQKLWHAGMKRKSGKSKRHNFQSFDSYAVVEGFEQFKDIPSHTSGGTSNEGSQHMRTQPIPGNSPINLDMDVNEVITVETADPNVRPQGRKVAKEAIRKGKKAAKDQSPLSSTLESIANNQIEATAGKKKLDDQFARSLQEESQRACILLQIEMRKEQLLFQERYEIVRLVGEGSFGWVYQAIDNDSRQLVAIKLLKADGDPSACAPEIRALQNLEHPNIVSLKGVEYEDDDVFFVFEYMEGSLGDLINERLSRNSPFSEAEIRSLSRQVLQGLEFMHHQRFMHRDLKPENLLVNNGVIKISDLGTATEIDCGGQVHHHYVTTRWYRAPEMLFRAFVKNERLRPFEYDEKVDMWAMGTIIAELFLMRPLFEGDDSPDQLYKICEVIGAPTTDSRTMPKLGPENGVGLRALMPYASESSIDLIESLCSWDPSKRPTAKEALQHPFFKRGQNVDAPPGFSYCTHTRNNVVPKMTELSTMQPILGAY